CATAAGAACTTTCCATAGTATTTGATGAACAACAGAAACAGTGAGAATTAGGAGAAAGCATCTTGGAATTTATcatctttttaatttgttttcattcAGGAAAGATACTTAAGAAACCATATATTGCATGCAGTACAACTTAAGATATAAAACCTTTttccaaatatatttttaaattgactGGTTGTTGCTGTATCATTGAGGCATCAGGATTAAGTTGAAGAATATagatataataagtttattctACAATATGATGCTTCCCTTTGACCATGGCAACTATTTGTGGTAGCTTaacaccttttgtttttttacacaTTGATGTCTTATTCTCTTAAACTTTCAACATATAATTAATGGTTCTTTAGTATGCTATTCATGCCATggatattagtttttttttttttttgttatggtaGATTTGGCTTAAAAGATCATTATGCTATAAGGCAAGCTTAGCAAACATGCTTATCTATTACTTGTTGCTATTTAATATGAACTTGACTAATTTAATTTAGAGTGGTGTATTTCAATGTTCAGTATATTGGTTCTGTTCATATATTTTACATTGTAATATTTAAATAGTTATATGTTTGTTATTGTTAAATTAGACATAAGTGGCTGTACATTTTTGTGTACATATCATATCACGACTTTTGTTATTGATGTACCAAATGAGTTGTTACTTTATTgtgattttataattatgtgATAATTTTTCACCAGTGGTAATGTTCCATTCTTTATAACATGATGgagaaaaaattgatattttatgtgATAAATGAGAGGGTGGCTGACATGGGTGAGTTAGTTATTGGCACTGCTGAGTTCAGAATGGGAACAAAAGGCATAATAGGTCTTGCTAGGCGTAGGAGACTAGGAGTAACCAACTGAGGAAGCCTAAACAACTCTTGTAGGACTATGTTCATTAGTACGGAAATGAGAATATAAGCTAGGGAATGGATGAGAATTGGGGGCACTGAGAattgttgtaatctcattttctACCTTCTGTCTCTTTCCCTTTTTAACTTTCATCTTCTAACTCATATACTATTGTTGATGTTTATCTCTATAGTACTGGTAAACTGGTTATAGTGTGAATCAAATAATACATTACTCCATTCTGATACTCTACTGTTGTTTTCTGTTTACACTGCAATCTTCCATTACATTTTCTCAATCCCTGGCCTTATCTTTTCACATATTTATACTGTCTCTTTAGTCTCTAGGTGCCATATTGATCAGATCTAAGTATCTTTCTGACAAACCTCTGCAGGGTTTCATGTTTGTTATGGTACAAGTCCAGTACTGAATTAATTTATCAACAGCTATGATTAGATCAACAATGCACCAATTTCTTCTTCATTTATGCCCTTTTATGAACCAATGCACTTCAATTAGTCCATGGTCATCATTATAAAACCTAGAGCAGGTTACTGGAGCACAACGGACTCAATGTTCTGGTTGCATTCCAGTTCCTCAAATCCTAGTTTCTCTCATCTGCACCACGAATTCAATGTCTGTCACACAGTCATTTTGTATCTAATATTTTACTTGAGGTGCAATCAATTGGATAACATCTTGACTGTGGGACTTGTAATATATCTACTATCATATCTTCGTACAGTTGATCAGTTGGAGTTGAAGTCCTGAAGGTTATGGATTTAGAGTCACAACATTGTTATGAGTGCAGTTTGCGAGTTCAAGAGTTTCCAAGGCACTGAATTTAATGAATAGTGAAATATGGATCATCCGGCACAAGGAACATTGGTGAAATTGTTGGCAGCACTACGGTCAAACAGGGAAATATATAAAGCTGTTGAGATTATTGATTTCCTGGAGACAGTTATGCCCTACTAGATTTGAAGATTATATTTAGCAGTGACTGAATTTAGTTGTATTTGGCAAGTACATCAAATTACAACGATAGTACAATAACTGTGGTGCACTATTGATACACACACCCACCGGGAaacaatttaagaaattaattgaaatgGAAAGTTAATCAAATTTGAAGATAGGTTTGGCCAGTATTGGTGAGTGGGAGATGACAGATTTTCATTATAGCTCTTAAATCATAGCTGTTAAATTATTGAGTGGACCAAGTATAGTTCTTAATGCTAAACTGGCTGGCATGTATTGCAATTTGCAATAGGTCCGTGGCatctgaattttggtgtcgtgatTATTTTTCTCAATCATAATGAATTACACTACTGTAGGATGATCTTGCGCAGAGAAATGTGTCTATTTGCCAAATAATTGGGAGTATGATACATGAAGCCATTAAAAACAAGAGTGAGAGCATATATATCGGAAGTGGATAGAGCATTTTActattgaattaattttgtacCAAGGCAAAGAGAATAAGTAAGATAAAATAGATTGctgtttgaaaataataataataattgaaaattttaagaatGCAATGGACAAAGTTTgagtaaaatattatatttggtgTTCCTGTAcccacatttaaaaaaaaaatccgttTCCAAATCTATAGGTATGTGAATTGTTGAGTATCTAAGTACCTGTACCCATAGTAATTATTttcactttaattaaaaaatcaatcaataaaaattaattaaaatacaaatataaattaattaatcaactaTTCAAAGATCTTTCAAATATAATAACCTAACAAATGATTTTGGTCTTTTAAGTAAAGGTGATTTCTCTGATAGATTAATTATCATCAAAACTAATGggtatttttcattaatatcatatcatagtcaccaaaaatataatcatgaaaaattacaaacatagcattattttttaaaatgcaaagaATTTTATTCATCGGCATACTTGGAACAAAGCATGCTCATCTCCCAAATCTAAGAAAATAGGGGGAAAAAAATCAGTCCACTGATTCTGTTTTACTAACTATTCTTAGTACATATTTActtcatataaaattaaataactcatCTATTTTGTCTCCCTTTCGTAGCACtaaactttttttccttttgtctaTATGCTTGAACTTCTCATGAAATTATCAGTGTACACAAGTTTGTTGAGGTGACAATTTTAATTCTACAACCACAGCACTGGACTACTTAATCCTTGAGAGGGTAACTAGCTTGCATGGCAATGCCACAAGTACCAGCTTTATCAAAAGCATCACGTTTCATCCTAATATAACCAGATTCACCCCAGTCAGCACCCCATGAGTTCTTCACAATCCAATACTTATCAGAAGTTCCTTTGCCGTACCCTACTATAGTCACACCATGATTGAGTTGCTTTCCACAAATGCCAGAGAAAACACCTTTTAAATAAAGCTGAAATGCATGGCCTCCAGCATCAATTGCCACTGACTCGTTGATTAGCAGCAGCAGCTTTAGCTTTGAGCATAGCCTCATCATTAGCAGGTACTTTTACATGCCCACTTATATTGGCTGCATGATGTAAAGCTTTTTCCTTGTTGCATGTGCCATCTACCCCTTCATAAGGGTAGTCTTTGGAAGTGGTTAAACCACCATTCTTTTTATATGAATGCAAATGCTGTGTCCATTAAGCCACCTTCACAGCCTTGGTTTCCATCTTCAACATCACAGTCTCTGAATTCTTGTTCAGAGAGAGAAACCAGCTTCcctgattttattttgttgattcctTCCACAGCAGCCACTGCAGAAAATGCCCAACAACTTCCTGCATGAAGACATAACTTGAAACAagttattgtaatttgtaaGGATGTTCCTTAAGTTGTGTGAAATTTCAGGAGAAAACCATGTGCTATTCTAGTTAAAAAAACTGAGTTAATCAGAAATGACACTTTTTTAACTTTCATTGCCTTTTTAAAGTGTATAATTTACTTGTTCAGGCTCCAAAATCAATAGTGACCATGTTGAAGATTCAAATGAGAATTtattaaagggaaaaaaatgctTAGTAACATAGCTGAACTGCATAATTTGTGAAATTGAGAAAACATACTTTGGCACCCCTAAAACATGCACTTTTTATTTCAAGAAACTTTACCACAATTGCCTTGATCCTTGATGTCAGATactgctccttccttcctccAATCCTTGCTCTCTGGAAGATCCTCATGTTCATGATACATGAATCCTGTATGTGGAAGGAACCTAGTTCCAAAACCCAGATAAGGACTAACAAACTCTTCATTAGTAAGATCTGCAAATTTGTTGTCAGTGAGATTGTAGGAGTTCTTGAGAGTTTTTGCACTCTATATACTCAAGATTTGCTTGGTAAATGCCAAAACGGACCTCCCATTCTTCTTTATCTTTGTAATTCGATCATTTTGTTTAAGCCATCTTTCAAACCTCACCCTCATGGCTTCTAGGTTGGATGAATTATACCAGTGCATTGGAGGACATTCACTTGCACTTATCCATGCATTACAAAAGATAAGAAGATTGAAGATAGTGTAGGTTAATGTGGTAATTGTCTTCATGGCTTTTTCTCAATGCAAATGGAGAATGGGAGCTTGCATTCCTATTTATCATAAACAAACATACTTTCTGTTCTTTTAGAGGCGTTTCAGCCACATAAGTGCCTTCTTATGTTCATGTCTTTCATGCTTGAGAGTTTTAACAAGGCAAAGCTTTTTATTTTACACTTCATTTTCTCTGCATGACCTTAAATTAAGATGTGTTACGTGAATGCCATGGACTGCTTAAGGTTTTACAAGGCAAAATATACTATATAGTTGATAATTATGTGATACATTTGAATGTTAGATAGGTCTTGTCATCAATCAGGAAGTTTCAATTGGTATGAGAAGTTTAGTCTTTCAAATTGTGTATGCAAACGAAAGTTTCAATAGCATTCCTCCTATATAAGAAGCGACTTTCTTAACTTGAGGACTCAATAGAAATTATTGAATGGTTCGGAACTACTATTTGTATATGGTTCTGGTTAATTCGTAAATGACACGTAACTGAATTTTAGTAACTCTTTTcaataaattgaaaaactcGACTTCATAGGCTAAGACTATAAACACCTAATGGTTAATATAACCTAGACCATACAATAATTTCTCAAGATGCACCTCCAAAAGACTTGGCCAAGCCTCTGCTTTCTAATTTGCCAGCTCCTCTGGCTATACCCTTTTTAAGTGATTGCTAACATGAGTCAGACAATGCAGTTTATCAAAGGGCATCAGCTGCTAACATGAGTCAGACAATGCAATTTCTGGGATGTTTGGACCACTGAGTTTACTAGTTTCCCAATTGGTTGAATCGATTAATCtagtctaatttttaatttatacatttcatataatatttattaatttttttcaatgaaaCAGTATCTTAGgtacttttttttaacacattctATCTTAACAGTTGAAATTcatagaaaataacaaaatttcatAAATCTCATGTTATATTTAACGATTCTCTCTCTTAATTTTATACTCCTTTCTgactaaaatataaacaaaaaaaaaaactaaatcactcctataataaaaatagttaacatcatttattttttataatctcaataaaagaagttaattcatttcttaagcatacatcttctacattaattacatagaacgaaaaaaaaattgtttaaaataagaCTCCAATTAAACTGaagatattttgaaaatattattattaaataggaAAAAGATAGTTAAAGTCTGCTTATGTTTTAGTCtaacacatcaatttttttttgcttatatttccATCCAGGggaataatttgaaataattagaGATAATAGTGTGTTTCTAATCTTTCTCCATATTATAATAATGTTTGACTCATCTTGTTTTGTGCTTCTATTTTATTTGAAGGGAGAAAAAGGGAGAAAATGTATCATAAAAGCTCTAAAAACAAAGGgagcttttaaaaaatatatatatgaaaacagaaaataaaaaaactttgtaaattaccttttaaaaacattagttaacataatttattttttatagtctcaataaaagaagttaattcatttcttaagcatacatcttctacattaattacataaaaaaagagaaatttgtTTAAAGTAAAACTTCAATTAAATTAAGGTATTTTGaagatattatcattaaataggAAAGAATTAGTTAAAATCTGTCAATGTTTTAATCTAAcacgttgatttttttttttttatatttccgtCCAAAGGAATAATTTGGACTAATTAGAGATGATAGTGTGCTTCTAATCCTTCTTCATATTATAATAATGTTTGACTCGTCTTATTCCGTGTTTCTATTCTCTTTGAAGGGTGAAAAATGTATGAAATACATTTTCATAAAAGTTCTAAAAATAAAGGGAGCTTTTAAAAATAGATCAATGaaaacacaaaatatttttttctaaattaccttttaaaaagattaattaacatcatttatttttatagtctcaataaaaaagttaattcatTTCTTAAGCATACATCTTCTACATTAATTGCAtggaaggcaaaaaaaaaagggaattttGTTTAaagtaaaatcaattaaattaagaatattttgaagatattatcattaaatagaaaataattagttaaaatCTGGTTAACACATTGattttttatacttatatttttgtccaaaggaataattttaaataattagagaTAATAGTGTGTTTCAAATCCTTCTCCATATTATAATAATGTTTGACTGGTCTTATTCTGTGCTTCTATTCTCTTTTGAAGGGAGAAAAATTGTATGaaatacattttaataaaaGCTCTAAAAATAAAGggagcttttaaaaaaaaaaatcaatgaaaacataaaataaaaaactttctaAATTACCTTTTAAGTTCTTTTAGTCATCCTTCTCCTTCTTTattccaaattaaaaacaagaataCCCACTATacccaaaattaaaaacaactttagtataaaaaatataaaattaacaaatcaatttaaatttagttctgaaaaatattttaaatttaactttaaagttttgaggttaaaaaaaaaggcaaattacTAACTATGAGgctatgactttttttttcattttttataaattttaaaatatctgaAAGATAGaatgtaaataaaattgtaacaattttaatcaaatatttttattacttttaaaagttattttcctaaaatttgttttaggcttaaataatCGTTAAATTGAATTTAGTGGTTAAAATATTCTACTAGcaactaaaatattattctgTACTTGTGGAATACACCAAAATACCGACTAGttcatttctaataaataataatcataatatatct
Above is a window of Glycine soja cultivar W05 chromosome 12, ASM419377v2, whole genome shotgun sequence DNA encoding:
- the LOC114378750 gene encoding LOW QUALITY PROTEIN: ervatamin-B (The sequence of the model RefSeq protein was modified relative to this genomic sequence to represent the inferred CDS: inserted 5 bases in 3 codons; deleted 1 base in 1 codon) — encoded protein: MKTITTLTYTIFNLLIFCNAWISASECPPMHWYNSSNLEAMRVRFERWLKQNDRXYKDKEEWEVRFGIYQANLEYIECKNSXKNSYNLTDNKFADLTNEEFVSPYLGFGTRFLPHTGFMYHEHEDLPESKDWRKEGAVSDIKDQGNCGSCWAFSAVAAVEGINKIKSGKLVSLSEQEFRDCDVEDGNQGCEGGLMDTAFAFIKKNGGLTTSKDYPYEGVDGTCNKEKALHHAANISGHVKVPANDEAMLKAKAAAANQXESVAIDAGGHAFQLYLKGVFSGICGKQLNHGVTIVGYGKGTSDKYWIVKNSWGADWGESGYIRMKRDAFDKAGTCGIAMQASYPLKD